One genomic segment of Flagellimonas marinaquae includes these proteins:
- a CDS encoding CBS domain-containing protein: MKIGVPVSQIMTKNLVTLSTKDDLVTAERLFKKHNIRHIPVVDGENIKGMLSLTDLMRISFADAIDEHEEVVDTIVYNMFTIPQVMVSNLVSVDPNATIKEVAQILANREFHALPVVEGDKLKGIVTTTDLIQYFLRGLD, from the coding sequence ATGAAAATTGGTGTGCCCGTTTCTCAAATAATGACCAAGAACCTGGTCACATTGAGCACCAAAGATGATTTGGTGACCGCTGAACGACTTTTTAAAAAACATAACATAAGACATATTCCTGTTGTGGATGGTGAAAATATAAAGGGCATGCTGAGCCTTACCGACTTAATGCGGATCAGTTTTGCCGACGCCATTGATGAACATGAGGAAGTGGTGGATACCATTGTGTACAATATGTTTACTATTCCTCAGGTAATGGTAAGCAATTTGGTGAGCGTAGACCCCAATGCGACCATTAAGGAAGTCGCACAGATATTGGCAAATAGGGAATTCCATGCATTGCCCGTAGTGGAGGGCGATAAACTAAAAGGAATTGTGACGACCACCGAC